Proteins from one Deltaproteobacteria bacterium genomic window:
- a CDS encoding cytochrome c, giving the protein MIQEGTSNIQGKLAFEKKVSCFDCHKYKKLDKLVGGLTGPSLAGAGNRLKADWVYAYLKDPKLLIPVKRMPIYTDIINDGEIKGIAQYISTFK; this is encoded by the coding sequence GTGATACAGGAAGGCACATCCAACATCCAGGGTAAACTGGCATTTGAGAAAAAGGTGAGTTGCTTTGACTGCCATAAATACAAAAAACTTGATAAACTTGTTGGTGGACTTACAGGTCCAAGCCTTGCTGGTGCTGGTAATAGGCTAAAGGCAGACTGGGTATATGCATATCTTAAAGACCCTAAACTGCTTATCCCTGTCAAGAGGATGCCTATATATACCGATATAATAAATGATGGCGAGATAAAGGGTATAGCCCAGTATATTTCAACATTCAAATAA